ATGATATGCATaaacttttactgcactgaatgtagcgtttgtgttggcagcatatgtacaaggtaGACAAATCGTATATAGATACAATATCTATGTATCGGTACAAAATCTAATATCTAGATCCACTGATATCGTTTCTGTATAATCTGTATACGGTATTGTTATGGTACTAAATCTAATATCTAGATATCGAAGCGCACTcacagtatttataatattcggatATCCACCGATATCGGTCTTGTATACTCTGCATACGGTATATCCGATATCGAATATcgttgtaaatttgtaaatatcaattgtCAAACGAGTAGGCGCGAACGCGAGTAGGAATGTTAGtgaaatatcgatatatcgaactttttatttagaaatatctatatttagtaatatttattattattatgtttattataattatgtaatatttttgaacgatATATCGAtagtttatattgaattataaatattaaagttttttatattttttaaataagtttttattagaattaatctTTTAGTGTCTAATAATCGCAGTAGTCGACCCGCCGAACATATAATACAACAAGTATTTTGAAAATCTCACTGAAAAATATTGGTACACATAATTgtcttatttacattaaaaagtataaatttggAAATTATAGTACAATAATTGCGTCACAGCTATTTTtgagtatatttgtaatatggttttttattatgtgaCGTCTGGTAACACTATCACCTAGCTCAATAACAAAtagctatttataaatacgaCTCACGTTTAGGTtatctgttgatattttttaaaatatcggatATTCGAtatcatttttttctaaattttaggtgtttttcgtaactcatgtattttttcttgtttaggtagttgtatataataatttatgatgtgtgtaaaataatgtacatattgtaTTGAACAATTCAAGGAAATGAGGTATTAATTTGACTGTCCCTTATTCgaagtttatttttagataGGCACTTGGTTTCCCGCTTGTCATTTTGACTTATTTTCTTCCGTTTACCTCTCTTTCCTTTTTACGTCACTTCCACTTGGCAGTATCGGCGGTCTTTGGGATATCGCCGATTATGACACTCATTGGCGTTTTAGATTCCCGCCGAGTCGGACGCGTCCAAGTTGCTATTCCGAATCCTATATCATTTGTAAGTTCGAGCTTAACGCTAAGCTAGAAGATTGTTTATGTGAGTActcattatttcttaaaatatttatatttttactttataattatttgatttggtaGCTTTGCTAAGTTTTTAAATCGTAACATTTAGAAACGTTATAATTTGCAAACTACCaacataatttgtattaacGTTTTACGTtcgataaatgttttttatacttttattttgaatattatcatactacccacatatttaaaatatcgatttatatattaaaattacacagaTTGTCTatattttcaaaagattttggttttattattttatctttatgttAGTAAGTTTTTTATGTTTAGTATGGATAATATCGTGCTCTCTGAAGCGCCAAATAAACGGCGAGAAGAGTCGCCGAGATCAGGTTCGAGTAGTTGTTCATCGAGTAGCAGTAGCTCGTTATCGAGTGCTCCAAGGCGTAAACATCGTAAAAAGGAAAAGAGCGGCAAACGGTTGGCGCGTATGAACAAAAAACTGGCTGAAGAAGTCCGTTGGCTTCGCGGAAAGGTTGCAAATCGGGAAGAACAGTCATGTaagtacaaattttaataacgatGATGTCATGTCACTTATGGCAAGTGAAAGTAACCGTTTATATGAAGAGGTTCTTGATGACAAATCTGAAAAATCGTGTGATTACCATTTAACACTTTcgtttgaaacaaaattaaaagaacCGTCGATTCCTAAAGCGTCGGTTGCCTTTTTACAAGTGCTTAGTGACCATCaacatttagataaaaataactgGTCTGATGTCAGATATGCGGAAGCTCAGAAAATGTACAATTTCTCGCCGGGTTTTACTGACCTTGAAGTTAATGACGAAATAATTGCATACGAAACCCCACGACATCTTACTTCTGCTGATAAGACTTTTGCAGCCTTAACTATGTGCGTCTTTAAGCAAATAGAAGCTTTACAAAATGGTTTACGGGACCTACTTGCCTGGGCGAGAAACTGCGATCCTTTGAGCTATGACGAGTTACATCAAAAGGTGAGCACACTGTGCTCTTCCGGCGACTTTCATAAAAGTTCGTCAGATCTGCTACAAATTATTTGTGGCCTAGTGCTGAAGTAATACAAATGAGACGCGATGCGATCCTAAAACACGTGAAGGATGCTACCATCAAATCTAATCTCCGCAAAGTGCCACCGTCATCTACCAACCTTTTTAATCAAGAAAAGTTTACTACAATTTTAGAACGGGTTGGTGGTGTACAGAAATGCTTTTGGCCCGCCCAGAAAGCAAATATGACTTCTGCCTCGcaggcaaaaataaaaaagtcgcACGGGTTCATTCCACGAAATAAACCCTCACAGGGCTTTTCACGTGTGTATAACCGCAATTACCCACATACTTTTTACTCTCATAATAACCCACCGCCGCAAGGTGGTTATTATCCAGGCTATGTGCCTCAATCAAATTGGGTCGCACCGAATAACCGTTATTTTCAAAGTAACTTTAAGGGAAATTCCTTTCACCAGAAATCGAAACAGCTCGTTCAAAATAACGCTGGACGAAAACGAATCTTGCCACCGTCCCCTCAAAATAGAGAGAATAAAAGACGGAAATTCTGACTCAGGGCGATTCAAAGTCGGCCGTTTGGCGCAGTATCAGGTCCAGTGGAAAAGTCTTGGAACTCCAGCTttcattctaaaaataataacagggTATCGCATACCCTTCAGCCGAAAACTACCTCTTGCATATCCCAGTGTCTTCGAAAGAAAATTACATGTGGCAGAGTCTACcaatatgacaataattatcAACAAAATGAAAGAACAGGCTGTATTAAAATGGGCAGTAACTTCTCCAAGTTTCCTTTCTTCAATGTTCCTTGTCCCCAAAAACGATGGCTCGTACCGTCCAATACTCAATTTGAAAGCATTAAACCGGTATGTCTTAGCTCACTATTTCAAGCTGATAAATGTTCTGCGTATACCAGATTTTCTGCAGCCAAAAGATTGGTTGTACAAAATAGACCTGTCGCAGGCCTACTTCCATATACCCATATCTCGCAGCCACAGACGATTTCTGCGTCTCTATTATCGCAACGAACTCCTGGAGATGACCTGTTTACCTTTTAGCCTGAGTACGGCTCCACAAACGTTTGCGGCAATATCGAATTGGATAACTCAGTTTCTCAGGGAGAAAGGCGTAAGAATTATCGTCTTCTTAGACGATTTTTTGATAGTCAATCAAAACAAACACAAGGCCATGTAAAAATAGTGAGTTTTTCTGGAAAAACTAGGATGGATAATAAATTACGAAAAATCGTCCAGGAATCCAGAAAAAAGCTTAGTATTTCTGGGGGTACTCTGGAATCCTTGGACAAACAGGAAAAGCTTACCAACAAACAAATTCCCTGCCCTTTTATCAGCATTAAGCCAAATGTTGTCAGAACAACGAACAAATCTCAAAGACCTTCAGAGTCTTATCGGAATTCTCAATTTCGTAAGTTTTGGTGTACCGAGGGGCAGGCTAAATTATCGCGAGCTTATAAGATTCTTGAACCGTATTCTAAAAATGCATCCCAAGATGGTTCACGTTATCCCACCAGCTGTGTCGGACAATCTGCTGTGGTGGCTTCAAAATTGCAGGCGGACGACACCTATACACCTCGAACCTCCGTCTCATTTTCTCACTACCGATGCCCCCGATATTGCTTGGGGAGCTCGCCTGAACAACCTGTCACTCACCGGTCCATGGCTAGAAGTGAAGCGACATCTCCACTGCAACCTAAAAGAAATATTGGTAATACTCAAACTATTGCAAGAACAATGTCAATTATTGAAACACAGAACCGTTCTAATTCAGTCCGACAACAAGTCAGTGATAACGCATCTTCGACACGAGGGAGGGACAAAATCAGTGTCTCTAATGAATTCGACATATCAGATTTTTTCAAATTCTAGATTTTCATCAAATACAAGTGAAAGTGTTTCACATTCCCGGAATCTATAACAGTCATGCCGACCACCTGTCGAGGCTTCGATCGAGACCCGACACCTGGCACCTGACACGGGATTGCACGAACAGGATTTTTTCCAAATGGGGAATTCCATTGATAGACCTATTCGCCTCAAGTCGAGCTCATGTGGTGACGAATTATGTATCGTTGGATCAAAACGACGAACAAGTATTGTTTCACGACGCGTTCTTCCGATCTTGGACGTTCAGCCTAGCTTGGGTTTTTCCACCACCATTTCTGATCCCCAAGGTACTTTGTCATCTCAACCGGGCGCATGGAGTCTACCTTATTGTAGTTCCACGATGGAACCGAGTATTTTGGCGTCCGGATATCAAGGCGCGTGCACTAGCGAGCCCATTCACAATTCATCGCCTGAAAGAAGTTCTCGTAGACATGACCACGGGATTGCCTCCCCCAAAGGTATTCGAAATGACTCTAGAGGTCTGGAAATGTTCGGGTGGTCTAGGACATTGAAAGGATGGAATACTAACCAATTAAAACTGCTACAAGAACCCTGGTGCCCGTCAACCCGTAAAGTTTACAGTATTGCATGGAAAAGATGGATGTCGTGGTGAGTATcacacaaaataaatcaatctaGACCAAGAGCTAGCGATTTTGCTAGGTTTTTATCAGACCTGCATTTAGTTTACAAATTATCGTATAGTTCTGTATTGTTGCACAAATCAGTGATTTCTACCTTGTGCGATCCAGATATGTCTGGTCAGCTTGGCTCCCATGTactaataaaacacattttgagATCAATAGCATTACGTAATCCTATTAGGCATGTAAAGGACTCAGTTTGGGATATTGACGACTTAGTCTCTCATTTGGAGAGCTATAGTATAGATAGAAATAATGTATTCCAAGTGCAAAGGCATACGACTGCACATCTACTGCTTTGTTCGGGAAAAAGAATCCATGACTTGACCCTGCTTAAGGTTGATTCCGATAGCAGCATTTTCGAAGATGACTCTGTAATATTTTGGCCAGCATTTGGTTCAAAAACTGACTCCATTGACTAAAGGCAGTCAGGTTGGAAGTTTTTAGCTAATAATGAAAAGTAGAAAGTAGACCCCGTTCATTAGATTAAATTGACGAAGTCTCTTCTTGAAGGTCGAAGAAGTTTAGCTAAATCATTAAACCTTTTCATTAACATAAGAGGAGAGCCTAGAGCTGCATCGCGAACATTAATGGCTGGTTGGATCAAGTCTTTGTTGGTGGATGCTGGTATATTAGCTACTCCCGGTAGTATAAGATCTGCTGTTGCCTCTAAAAATTGGTTTAACAATCGATCGCTTGACGAAATTCTGGCCAGAAGAAACTGGCGTTGacaaaatacttttacaaaGTATTATATGAGATTAATTAAGCCGATTCATAATACGAATAGTAATTTTCGATAAATTCAACTGTAGGCAAAAAAGACAAGGGCTCTTCAGgcattttatagatatttttaaaagtcaaattagATCAAAAGAGATACGAGTCATTACTCTTTCGACAACAGTTAAAAGAGATGTATAAACGAAgaaatgaacttttaaatacGCTGGCATTACTCATTTTGTATTCTATataggtattaaataaataaatagaaaaacatcGCTATTACGCAGTCAGTCATAAGCCTGAAAAAAGTATGAAGGAAAGTTCATTTCACTGATTTTCAAATTCGGAACTGCaacatatctattaataaacaaatatttacttatttaaccatgttattatcaataacaaaaataaaccaatacataatatatgcgataaacacaaatatttattaatattaatctgatATCATCTGGTACTGATTCGATTTCCGAGTACCATAGACTCGATACAATatctagatattaaaatatatagatacgatATCCGATATTCAAAACCGATATCTAGATACGATACGATATCGCTTCAAAGCGATATTACCCATGCCtagtacaaggcgtagactgaaaagcagcctagctgagactacgaccttttcaccaaattatgatattgttaactctttttttacggttttgtaccttaatttttttgtctttgtttctttttggtgaataaagttatttattattattattattatacgcctGACCGTATTTCGCGCTGCCTCCCGCCAAAAGCGTATTACTTTTCAAAACCAATCTGACAGCTTGACGTATGACGTTCGGAAAGTTTGACTTAttctgcttataatatatatatttatatataagtgaataaccaacttatatatataatagcataatttatatacattaaagccttaaataaatacaaataaaaattaaaaatagtgtacaagtcgtgaccgcgtggaatggtgacaagaatgctaGAAGTAATTCCCCtctgaatcgcaattccgattctcgaGCGAAAAAAGAAACCAGCcctctatatatacatatacttaagCGATATTTGCGTCCTTATTAAATAGTTAGTTGTTAGGTGCTGTCGTTCGGTCGCATGATGTCGTACTGGCGCAACAACAGGGAGCGCGTGATGGGGCAGCAAGTGGTGTGGCTGCCGGATCACTTGCTGCCCGACCCTCTGCGGAACACCTTGCGAGGTTACGGAGCCATCGTACCGCAGGTGGTGGTCTGCGGAACTTTGACGAGACGGTGAGAATATTGAATATTCATTATaggtaattaaaatgtatactgtTGAAGTTAACTGTTTGGTTATTGTCTtggataaagaaatatattgaatctttatatttatatgcgtTATCTTATTgtagtattttagaataaaaaaatgagcTCGATGTAAATCGTTTCATTTCTCAGACAGGAATGaaagtaaatttcaaataattctttctaaaatcaaaatatttttttataatgatcgcGTTACAAATACCATACTTAAGTAATACCAAGtatgaaattatttagttaaaaaaatatgtttaattctttgaaaaaaaaaaaacattgtctaTGAGAAAATCATATATGAAAGGGCTTAAAGGATAGTGTTAGGACCAGAAGCGAACGGACCTAATACGATAGGCTTTAATGTGGTTTCTTTATCTgctcataaaataatttgttcagGGCCTCCGAGCCGACTTGGATGACGGCCAGCAACGCCAACAGCGAGCGTATCGGTTCCGAGCTGCGGGCGCTCGTGCAAGCTCCGCCCGGGTACAAGTTCGTGGGCGCAGATGTCGACTCGCAGGTACGGGTACTCTCGCTCCAGCGAATTTATCTTGATGGTcggtcttaaaaaaataattttaatttgagcaataaattatttaaaaactaaacataaGTCATAAAATCTACTCTACTACCTCTAATTCAAACATGGAATAATAATTTTCTGTTACTCATGATCGTTGAGGCTTcgtgacagattttttttttaaattgggtaGGCGAAACCCTACCACCGGTATAAAtgtgtaacaaaataataattttctttgaatTGGCACTGAATAAGATCTAAAATCGTGGCGTGACTTTCCCCCGGCAGGAGCTGTGGATCGCGGCGCTGCTGGGCGACAGCGCGTCCGGCGTGTGCGGCGGCAGCGCGTTCGGCTGGGCCGTGCTCGCGGGCGACAAGCGCCGCGCCACCGACCTGCACGCGCTcaccgcgcgcgccgccgccgtgcGCCGCGACCACGCCAAGGTCATCAACTACGCGCGCATCTACGGTCAGCGTTGCCCACCTCTGGCGCCATCTTGAACCGCTCTCCGCTCTTCCCTGACcgttgaattgaaataaatggaAAATACGGCAAGCGGCATTAAAGTTGAAATcaacaagattaaatttaactGAAGTCAATCCCAaaatgaagtcgagatggcccagtggtaagaacgcgtgaatcttaaccgatgaacgtgggttcaaacccgggcaagcacctctgaatttacatgtgcttaatttctgtttataattcatctcgtgcttttcggtgaaggaaaacatcgtgaggaaacctgcatgtgtctaatttcatcgaaattctgccatatgtgtattgtttcaacccgcactggagcagcgtggtggaataagctccaaaccttctcctcaaaaaagggagaggaggccttagcccagcagtgggacatttacaggctgttactgttactgtacaatcCCAAAAGAGATTCCTCTAAAAAATGTTCACCCTGAAAAACACCTAATAAATGTTGCCCCTGAGAATACCCCATTTCGTCTGACTTACTAGGAGGAAATCCTCAAGTTGACGACACTATCTACGGTCGGCTCCCGCCGGCCGCGCTCGCCCGCCGCGTCACTGACGACCTCGCCTGTTGCAGGCGCCGGACAAAATTTCCGGAGACGGTTCTGAGCAAGTAAAAGAAGACGTCTCCCGACTTCAATAGCTTCGGGAATAGCCTCCGGAAAAATAGGTGAACCCAGAAGATTAAAGGTTTCACGAGACAGCTCCTTGAGGCCAGGTAGAATGGAAGAGAAAAGGGAGAATTTATTAAAGGGGCCGGCTCCACATTGAAAAAACTCGCACTTATCCGAGTTAATCTCTAACCCTAAGTCTTTAAAGAGGGGAATCAAAGTAAGGATATCTTGCCTCACGTCTTCTGGCTTTCCCCCAATAGTGCCATCATCTAGGTACCATATATTAAGAGGAGATTTTAAGGACAAGATTGCCTTATGGATTGCAAGGCTGAAAGTAAGTGGTCCAAGCGGATCCCCCTGCTGTGCACCAACTTGGGAAAGTATTAGGGAATTTTCGAAGAAGAGCTTAGAAGGGAACTGATAGACCTGTTGAAGAAATGGATAAAGAGAAGGAATGTTTCTACTGACCTCAACAAGGAGTACGTCCCTTTCCACTGAGTTGAACGCGTTCTTAAGATCTAATTTTATCACTACACAATCTGCGTTCcctgccgtaacagcctgtgaatgtcccactgctgggctaaaggcctcctctcctctttttttttttttttgaggagaaggtttagagcttattccaccacgctgctccaatgcgggttggtagaattcacatgttgcggaatttcagtgaaattagacacatgcaggtttcctcacgatgttttccttcaccgtaaagcacgagatgaattataatcacaaattaagcacatgaaaattcagtggtgcttgcccgggtttgaacccacgatcatcggttaagattcacgcgttcttaccactaggccatctcggcttcaatgcGTTCCCTGGCTCTGTTACAAATGTACGTGTTGCGTGTATTGCTCCCTCACACCCCATTTGGGTTCCGAACCCCAACTGGTGCGGCTGGAGGTATTTGGCCATATCCTCTCTAATAGCACGACACCCTAGCTTAGCCACTAAACGACGAAAGATGCTCCCCACTGCAATTGGTCTAATGCCCCCATCTTTTTTTGACAGCGCGTACAGACTCGCCCCGTACATGTATGGACAAACTTCCGGATTTAATTGCCCACTAAGAAGGAAGTTACACAAATCAACCAAAGATTCAAGCAAACGTTGCCCGTTGTCCCCTGCAGAGTTCGTGATCAGCTCTTTTAAATGAACTGGACGAATACCATCCAAACCGCCCGCTGAACCATTATGAAAACTGCCTAGAGCCTGGACTACGTCTTcctttttgatttttaagattTGAATGGATCGATCCGGCGCCAGAGGAAAAGCTAATGGACGCGATGGGGATGGATGTTTGGACCTCAAGGAAGCTAGAGTTTCGGGACCAGGCGGTGCTATTGCATCATCAGACATTAACAAGCGCACTGCCCCCCTCAAGTCACCCTCAAACACCTTTGACTCGATCGCCTTTTGGACTGAAGACGCTCTATAGGACACATCTTTATCGACATCATCGGGTGCGCCACAGGATATTATGTTGGCCTTCACTTTGGACGTAAGGTTACCCGAGCCCTGCAGAAGTGGTAATTTAAGCGCAGTATAAGAAAATGTGAGCAGTGTACACCAATCTGTTGTTCCATTGGTCTCAATACACCTTCTTATAATGTCGCACAATCTACCGGCCGCTAGGTTCCTCACTCCCTTAGGAACATGCCTTAGCACCCTTACAGATCTCCTGAGTGACGCTAGACCATCAAGTACATTGATAGGAGGCTGTGAACCCAGAGATGGTGCACTTATACCGTCGTCGTCGGGTTGAAGGGACTGCTGCGCGCTAGCGGTCCCGACAGGGAAACGAGCCACATCCTTATGTTTATGCccaatatgtattttaagccCATGCGAGTTAAACGTTCGCGCCGAACTGGGGCAATGAGGACATGTTAACCTTAGAAAAGGGGAACTcatgttttacaatataataatgatatcattgattttgaatgtgaaaattacattttaaaatattaaattaaaaaataataatatatatataatgaaattattaaaatgtcaaacaaagttttgaaattttaaactgtTTGTGTTCCGCTCGGGATCGAACTCTTTCCAGTTGAATAAACGCAGTACTTGAGACCCCTAGACCAACAGCTCACTAGGTGGCTTTGTGAAATTTAGCAATTGAATCTTCAAGCTCTTGATGATTCGTTGGGTAGTTTATAAAGTTCTGTTCAGGCCACCCACACATTTATTATCACTCCTTTATAACAACaccaattgtaattattaatttaattccttcACCTCCCCTCGTCTTCACATGTGGTTCAACTGTTCGTTTTCATGTCATTAGGAAGGTCAAAGGTTTAgcgatttaattatcaatttttgattttgttaagtCTTCGTCACgtcatatgtatatttgaacgTCCCTTTTTGTCGTCATCTCTGGGTAATCCGTTTGGATaacattatcacaaattaattacacatatatatgtatttttaacacaacaataattgataatacgcacttatataattttaaaattgtattctatGTGGAGCGTTTACTATTGTCCTTGCGTGCAGCGCCCTCCTCGATTATATCTCCTAATTttagaaaagtattataaaaatatttgatcgaTATTATAGGGTTTATTGGGGTTCGTTATATGTCTTGAGGtaatctaaattcaaattatattaaataacggtttataatttgaaatatttctaattgAATAGACTCTGAAGCTCCAGCAACGGCGTTTCTAGAAGGCAGGTTGTCTAGATCGCTGGAACAAGCTGGTGGACGCTGGGGAGGCACTCGTCTCAACTGGGCCGTGCAGAGTGCTGCCGCTGATTTCTTGCACCTCATGCTAGTCAGCATGGCACACCTCGCTCCAAGAGCCAGGTATTTATTAATCTacctaatgttataaatgtttatgacttaactttgcaattttaaattttggttACTTGTTTTGTAGacaaatttgaatcaaatcgatttataaagtaacaaaaataatagcaaatattacttaatatctttaaatatatcattactaaatatatttataaacttgagTACATAAATGTCTTACAGATTCTGTTTAAGTTTTCACGACGAAGTGAGATATTTAGTACTGGACGAACTCAGATATGAAACAGCTTTAGCTCTACAGATAACTAATCTCTTCACACGAGCATTTTGTtctcaaaggtatttttttttatttactaataaaagcTTTAGCGGTCTACACTACCATTGTAAAgagtataatatacaaattacattaacATATATAGTTAACTGTGGAATCTAAATCTGAGTATCTACAATGGACCATCGAGAGCGCTCTACTAGCGCTGTGGGGCTGTACTAGTCTTTATTGCAAACACGAAGCCAAGTTCATGTATGTTTCCTGTTTCGCGCTGGGTAATTATGTTAAAGTTCAAGAAGAATTGTTGATTTGGCGTTACCTATCGCGATTAGCCtgaattaagtattaaataaattaataccctTTACTTTTTTAGGGTGGGTATACATGATTTACCAATGTCAGTAGCTTTCTTCACATCAGTAGAAGTAGATCAAGTATTAAGAAAAGAAGCTAATCTATGTTGTACCACACCTTCAAATCCCCATGGCTTGGAAAAGGGTTATGGAATACCAGATGGAGAATTTTTGATGTTCttgaaaagtataaataaaattaataataccattatctttgtttctttttaaatgtattttatcatatttataggcTGAAAAATAAACTTCCATGACTGTGaaatgctaataaaaaaattgtcaatgttGATATTACATGTCAaaaatgacattgacatttatTAACTATAAGGTTAGGTTTTATAGTTTACGAGAcccgtttataatttatatttctacgttgattatattatttatatattaaaaaattgtattaaatatgtcGAAAGTAACGAAAAGGAAGCATGTAATGAATGAAGCTTTGTGGGACGATTATGAGTTGCCGAAACCAAATCAAAGTATTGTCAAAGTTTTGAAAAGTAGAGGAAACAATCTTCATGAggtatattacaaacaaaccttatcacttttatttaatttcattatgtattgattctttttaatttgattcaatCCCATTTACTACAGGTCACTACTCCTGCCGGTGAAGAATATTTAGTATCAATGCCTACTAAgtttcgaaaaaatatatggGTAAAACGTGGAAGCTACATCCTAGTCGAACCAATAACAGAGGGAGACAAAGTAAAAGCggaaattgtaaaaattatgaagaaggactctataaaatattacaaagaaaacaatttgTGGCCTAAAGCATTTGATGACAATAGAAAACAAGATGAGGCACTTAGTGAGGATGATTTGTTTGTAAACACAAATAGGGTTCAGATGACTCAGTATTGCAGTGAAACAGACTCTAGTGACTCTAGTGACTCTAGTGATGATAGTGATAGCAATAGTGAGATAGAAAATagtagcaaataaataaatatacactacTCTGTCAGTTTCttttaattacctttttaaTGCTGTGTTTGGACTCTGTATAGCTGTATAGTgacaatgaattttattttatttaacac
This Nymphalis io chromosome 21, ilAglIoxx1.1, whole genome shotgun sequence DNA region includes the following protein-coding sequences:
- the LOC126776687 gene encoding DNA polymerase subunit gamma-1, mitochondrial-like, whose amino-acid sequence is MMSYWRNNRERVMGQQVVWLPDHLLPDPLRNTLRGYGAIVPQVVVCGTLTRRASEPTWMTASNANSERIGSELRALVQAPPGYKFVGADVDSQELWIAALLGDSASGVCGGSAFGWAVLAGDKRRATDLHALTARAAAVRRDHAKVINYARIYGAGQNFAERLLKQFNPTMTISEAKSKAAKMFSTTKGRRVYRLKEKFSEGFIDEELGDRPLEMSANQAMRLAKLSGKKVDEMFERPVWVGGTESQMFNKLEEIAVKNYNM
- the LOC126776917 gene encoding probable RNA-binding protein EIF1AD, with protein sequence MSKVTKRKHVMNEALWDDYELPKPNQSIVKVLKSRGNNLHEVTTPAGEEYLVSMPTKFRKNIWVKRGSYILVEPITEGDKVKAEIVKIMKKDSIKYYKENNLWPKAFDDNRKQDEALSEDDLFVNTNRVQMTQYCSETDSSDSSDSSDDSDSNSEIENSSK